A genomic region of Leptolyngbya sp. NIES-2104 contains the following coding sequences:
- a CDS encoding glutathione S-transferase family protein yields MALGMMVDGKWTTDWNERDDSGKFNRTPTKFRDRITADGSSGFQAASGRYHLYVSLACPWAHRTLILRSLKGLEDAVGLSIVDAVLSDKGWFFSDAPGAIPDSANHAEYLQEIYLKADSKYTGRITVPVLWDTEKKTIVNNESREIIRMFDTEFNDLATLDIDLYPEALKQRIDDTIDKIYMPVNNGVYRSGFATSQEAYEEAVTELFENLDYWETVLGQQRYLCGNQLTEADICMFTTLLRFDSVYYSHFKCNVRRMVDYPNLWNYLKELYQHPQIKPTCNLDHIKRHYYMSQTQINPTRIVPVGPEIDFDEKHDRDRFN; encoded by the coding sequence ATGGCATTGGGAATGATGGTGGACGGGAAATGGACAACGGATTGGAATGAGCGCGATGACAGCGGGAAGTTCAATCGCACCCCCACCAAGTTTCGCGATCGCATTACAGCAGATGGCTCCAGTGGATTTCAAGCGGCATCCGGTAGATATCATCTCTATGTGTCGCTGGCTTGTCCGTGGGCACATCGAACGCTGATTTTGCGATCGCTCAAAGGTTTAGAAGATGCGGTTGGTTTGTCGATCGTCGATGCTGTTTTAAGCGATAAAGGTTGGTTTTTCTCGGATGCTCCGGGAGCAATTCCTGATTCTGCAAATCATGCGGAATATTTGCAAGAAATCTATCTTAAGGCGGATTCTAAATACACAGGACGAATCACAGTTCCGGTGCTTTGGGACACGGAAAAGAAGACGATTGTAAATAATGAATCGCGTGAAATTATTCGGATGTTTGACACCGAATTTAACGACCTTGCGACGCTGGATATTGATTTGTATCCAGAAGCACTAAAACAGCGAATTGATGACACGATCGATAAAATTTATATGCCCGTGAATAATGGCGTTTATCGATCGGGTTTTGCCACTTCTCAAGAAGCCTATGAAGAAGCGGTGACTGAACTTTTTGAAAACTTAGACTATTGGGAAACGGTGCTCGGTCAACAGCGTTATCTTTGTGGAAATCAACTCACAGAGGCGGATATTTGTATGTTTACGACACTGCTTCGATTTGATTCGGTTTACTACAGCCACTTCAAATGTAATGTGCGGCGAATGGTTGATTATCCGAACCTGTGGAACTATCTCAAGGAGTTGTATCAACATCCGCAGATTAAGCCGACCTGCAATCTCGACCACATTAAGCGGCACTATTACATGAGCCAAACTCAGATTAATCCGACGCGAATTGTACCCGTCGGACCTGAGATTGACTTTGATGAAAAGCACGATCGCGATCGATTCAACTAG
- a CDS encoding Uma2 family endonuclease — protein sequence MNLRQWRVPNLVCEVGDTTLATNLDEKKQIYAALEIPEYWVIDVSGMRVIAFGLQADGRYQQCASSIALQGLSIALIEQTLSRLAYETNGTAALWFVRQISNL from the coding sequence ATTAATTTACGACAGTGGCGAGTTCCGAACCTGGTTTGCGAGGTCGGAGATACAACGTTAGCAACCAACCTCGATGAGAAAAAGCAAATCTACGCAGCTTTAGAGATTCCGGAGTACTGGGTGATCGATGTTTCAGGAATGAGAGTCATTGCGTTTGGGCTTCAGGCAGATGGAAGATATCAACAATGTGCAAGCTCGATCGCATTACAAGGATTGTCGATCGCATTAATTGAACAAACGCTTTCACGCCTCGCTTATGAGACGAATGGTACTGCCGCTTTATGGTTTGTTCGACAAATCTCAAACCTGTAA
- a CDS encoding magnesium chelatase subunit H codes for MFTHVKPTVRHIVPENLAGRSLLKVVYVVLEPQYQSALSAAVRSINANHPNVAVEISGYLIEELRNPENYEAFQKDVSEANIFIASLIFLEDLAEKVVAAVEPHRDRLDAAVVFPSMPQVMRLNKLGSFSMAQLGQSKSAIAQFMKKRKENSGAGFQDAMLKLLNTLPKVLKYLPMDKAQDARNFMLSFQYWLGGNAENLENFLLMLADKYVFKGDITGAVQEPQVYPDLGIWHPMAPTMFEDLKEYLNWFNSRKDIPEDMRDPLVPTVGIVLQRTHLVTGDDAHYVAMVQEIEAMGARVIPVFAGGLDFSKPVDAFFYDPIATSTPIVDVVVSLTGFALVGGPARQDHPKAIESLRRLNRPYMVALPLVFQTTEEWQDSELGLHPIQVALQIALPELDGAIEPIIVSGRDGATGKAIALQDRVEAIAQRALKWANLRRKPKLHKRVAITVFSFPPDKGNVGTAAYLDVFGSIYKAMEALKQNGYDVQDLPESAEALMLEVLHDARAQYNSPELNIAYKMSVPEYEELTPYHERLIPSWGPAPGHLNTDGQNLLVYGKTFGNVFIGVQPTFGYEGDPMRLLFSRSASPHHGFAAYYTYLEKIWKTDAVLHFGTHGSLEFMPGKQIGMSEECYPDSLIGTIPNLYYYAANNPSEATIAKRRSYAETISYLTPPAENAGLYKGLKELSELVGSYQTLKDSGRGVQIVDTIMDKARICNLDKDIAFPDNASQLTQEERDTIVGKVYIKLMEIESRLLPCGLHVIGKPPSADEAIATLVNIASLDRPEEEMLSLPRIIANGLNRDIDEIFQQSDRGILDDVQLLNDINQATRAAVTAMVKAQIDQDGRVSRTSMLSNLFNFGGKKEPWIEALQEAGYPNVDQEAMKPLMEFLQFCLKQVVADNELGALLTALEGEYIIPGPGGDPIRNPDVLPTGKNIHALDPQSIPTAAAVKSAKIVVDRLIARQCAENGGAYPETIACVLWGTDNIKTYGESLAQILWMVGVRPMPDSLGRINKLELIALEELGRPRIDVVVNCSGVFRDLFINQMALLDRAIKMAAEAEEPLEMNFVRKHAMKQADELGINLRQAATRVFSNASGSYSSNINLAVENGTWENEEELQNMYLARKGFAFSSDNPGMMEQNEQLFRASLKTADMTFQNLDSSEISLTDVSHYYDSDPTKIVSRLRDDGKMPASYMADTTTANAQIRTLSETVRLDARTKMLNPKWYEGMLSHGYEGVRELSKRLVNTMGWSATANAVDNWVYEDTNTTFFKDEEMCKRLLDLNPNSFRKMVTTLLEANGRGYWETSEENLDRLRELYQEVEDRIEGVE; via the coding sequence ATGTTCACTCACGTCAAGCCCACCGTTCGACACATTGTGCCTGAAAACTTGGCAGGACGGTCTTTATTAAAGGTGGTCTATGTCGTGTTGGAGCCACAATATCAAAGTGCGCTCTCCGCCGCCGTACGATCGATTAACGCCAACCATCCCAATGTGGCAGTCGAAATTAGTGGGTATCTGATTGAAGAACTCCGCAACCCGGAGAACTACGAAGCCTTCCAGAAAGATGTGTCTGAAGCAAACATCTTTATTGCTTCTTTGATCTTTCTCGAAGACTTGGCAGAAAAAGTAGTTGCCGCTGTTGAACCGCACCGCGATCGCTTAGATGCTGCGGTTGTGTTCCCATCGATGCCGCAAGTGATGCGACTCAATAAGCTGGGTAGCTTCTCGATGGCGCAGTTGGGACAGTCAAAAAGCGCGATCGCGCAGTTCATGAAGAAGCGCAAGGAAAACTCCGGTGCTGGCTTCCAAGACGCGATGCTGAAACTGCTGAACACACTGCCGAAAGTCCTGAAATATCTACCAATGGACAAAGCGCAGGATGCCCGGAACTTTATGCTGAGCTTCCAGTACTGGCTGGGCGGCAATGCTGAAAACCTGGAAAATTTCCTGCTCATGTTGGCGGATAAATACGTCTTCAAAGGCGACATTACTGGCGCAGTTCAAGAGCCGCAAGTTTATCCAGATCTCGGAATCTGGCATCCGATGGCTCCGACCATGTTCGAGGATCTCAAGGAGTATCTGAACTGGTTTAACTCGCGCAAGGACATTCCAGAAGATATGCGCGATCCGCTGGTTCCAACGGTCGGAATTGTGCTGCAAAGAACGCACTTAGTCACAGGCGATGATGCTCACTACGTTGCAATGGTGCAGGAAATCGAAGCAATGGGAGCGCGGGTCATCCCGGTGTTCGCAGGTGGTTTAGATTTCTCGAAGCCCGTCGATGCGTTCTTCTATGACCCGATCGCAACTTCAACCCCGATCGTGGATGTGGTTGTTTCGCTCACTGGATTTGCGCTCGTGGGCGGTCCGGCACGTCAAGATCACCCGAAAGCGATCGAGTCGCTTCGCCGTTTGAATCGCCCGTATATGGTGGCACTGCCGCTGGTGTTCCAAACGACCGAAGAATGGCAAGATAGCGAACTCGGTTTGCACCCGATTCAAGTCGCGTTACAGATTGCATTGCCGGAATTAGATGGTGCGATCGAGCCGATTATTGTTTCCGGTCGCGATGGTGCAACTGGAAAAGCGATCGCACTTCAAGATCGGGTTGAAGCGATCGCTCAACGTGCTCTGAAGTGGGCAAATCTCCGCCGCAAGCCAAAACTTCACAAACGAGTAGCAATCACCGTTTTCAGCTTCCCACCGGATAAAGGAAACGTGGGAACGGCAGCTTATCTCGATGTGTTCGGCTCCATCTACAAAGCAATGGAAGCTCTGAAGCAAAACGGCTACGATGTACAGGATTTACCTGAATCGGCTGAAGCGTTGATGCTGGAAGTGCTGCATGATGCTCGCGCTCAGTACAACAGCCCGGAATTGAACATTGCTTACAAAATGTCGGTTCCAGAATATGAAGAACTGACTCCGTATCATGAACGCTTGATTCCCTCTTGGGGTCCGGCTCCGGGACATTTGAACACCGATGGACAAAATCTATTGGTGTACGGAAAAACGTTCGGGAATGTGTTTATCGGGGTTCAGCCAACCTTCGGATATGAAGGCGATCCGATGCGGTTGTTGTTCTCTCGATCGGCAAGTCCCCACCACGGTTTCGCAGCGTACTACACCTATCTAGAAAAAATCTGGAAAACCGATGCTGTACTGCACTTCGGAACACACGGATCGCTAGAATTCATGCCCGGTAAACAGATCGGAATGTCCGAAGAATGCTATCCCGATAGCTTGATCGGTACAATTCCAAACCTGTATTACTACGCAGCGAACAACCCATCGGAAGCAACGATCGCAAAACGCCGCTCTTACGCTGAAACGATCAGTTACCTCACTCCTCCCGCTGAAAATGCTGGACTGTACAAAGGTCTAAAAGAACTGAGCGAATTAGTTGGCTCGTATCAAACGCTGAAAGATTCCGGTCGCGGTGTTCAAATCGTTGACACGATCATGGATAAAGCGCGGATTTGCAACCTTGACAAAGATATTGCTTTCCCAGACAACGCAAGCCAACTGACGCAAGAAGAACGAGACACGATCGTTGGAAAGGTCTACATCAAACTGATGGAGATCGAATCGCGATTGTTACCGTGTGGACTGCACGTCATTGGTAAGCCACCCTCCGCCGATGAAGCGATCGCAACTCTGGTGAACATTGCCAGCCTCGATCGACCTGAAGAAGAAATGCTGAGCTTGCCTCGGATTATTGCAAATGGTTTGAACCGTGACATTGATGAAATTTTCCAACAGAGCGATCGAGGAATTCTCGACGATGTGCAACTGTTAAACGACATCAATCAAGCCACTCGTGCAGCAGTAACCGCAATGGTGAAAGCACAAATCGATCAAGATGGTCGCGTTTCTAGAACTTCGATGTTAAGCAATCTGTTTAACTTCGGAGGTAAGAAGGAGCCTTGGATCGAAGCACTTCAGGAAGCAGGTTATCCGAATGTCGATCAAGAAGCGATGAAACCGCTGATGGAGTTCTTACAGTTCTGCTTAAAGCAAGTTGTAGCGGATAACGAACTCGGCGCACTGTTAACGGCATTAGAAGGCGAATACATTATTCCCGGTCCTGGTGGCGATCCGATTCGGAACCCGGATGTACTGCCGACAGGAAAGAACATTCACGCACTCGATCCACAATCAATTCCGACAGCTGCCGCTGTTAAATCTGCGAAAATCGTGGTCGATCGCTTAATCGCCCGTCAATGTGCAGAGAATGGTGGCGCGTATCCAGAAACGATCGCTTGCGTCCTCTGGGGAACCGACAACATCAAAACCTATGGTGAATCGCTGGCACAGATTCTCTGGATGGTCGGTGTTCGTCCAATGCCTGATTCGCTCGGACGGATTAACAAGCTCGAACTGATTGCGCTCGAAGAATTGGGCAGACCTCGAATCGATGTCGTGGTGAACTGTTCCGGTGTGTTCCGTGACTTGTTTATTAACCAAATGGCATTGCTCGATCGAGCGATCAAAATGGCAGCCGAAGCCGAAGAGCCGCTCGAAATGAACTTCGTCCGCAAACACGCAATGAAGCAAGCAGATGAACTCGGTATCAACCTGCGTCAAGCGGCAACCCGCGTCTTCTCGAATGCTTCCGGCTCGTACTCCTCGAACATCAACTTAGCGGTTGAGAATGGCACCTGGGAAAACGAAGAGGAACTGCAAAATATGTACCTCGCCCGTAAAGGGTTCGCCTTCTCATCAGACAATCCCGGCATGATGGAACAAAACGAACAGCTTTTCCGCGCCTCGCTGAAAACTGCTGATATGACCTTCCAAAACCTTGATTCGTCTGAAATCTCGTTGACTGATGTTTCTCACTACTACGATTCCGACCCGACCAAGATCGTGTCCCGCCTCCGCGACGATGGCAAAATGCCCGCGTCATACATGGCAGACACAACCACCGCAAACGCTCAGATCCGTACCCTGTCTGAAACCGTTCGCCTTGATGCCCGTACCAAGATGCTCAATCCCAAATGGTACGAAGGCATGTTGAGCCACGGATACGAAGGAGTCCGCGAACTGTCGAAGCGATTGGTCAACACGATGGGTTGGTCAGCTACCGCGAACGCAGTTGACAACTGGGTTTACGAAGACACGAACACCACCTTCTTCAAAGATGAGGAAATGTGTAAGCGTCTGTTGGATCTCAATCCGAACTCGTTTCGTAAGATGGTGACGACCCTGCTTGAAGCGAATGGTCGCGGCTATTGGGAAACGAGCGAGGAAAATCTCGATCGACTCCGCGAACTCTACCAAGAAGTCGAAGACCGCATCGAAGGTGTGGAATAG
- a CDS encoding MgtC/SapB family protein codes for MTNFAIDLHNWGGLILRLGSALLAGGAIGLERQQQRKSAGLRTHMLVSLGAALFVLVPIEVSGSVDSVSRTIQGVATGVGFLGAGEILHRSRPNRNSQEVKGLTSAASIWVTAALGITAGAGLWELTVLGTLLTLLTLVGVKRLERTSWISRREDSEE; via the coding sequence ATGACAAATTTCGCGATCGATCTTCACAACTGGGGCGGATTAATTCTTCGATTAGGTTCGGCTTTACTGGCTGGCGGCGCGATCGGGTTAGAACGTCAACAGCAACGCAAATCTGCTGGACTGAGAACTCATATGTTAGTTAGTCTCGGAGCGGCTCTATTTGTCTTAGTTCCGATCGAGGTGAGTGGCTCGGTCGATAGTGTCAGCCGTACGATTCAGGGAGTCGCGACAGGAGTTGGATTTTTAGGAGCTGGGGAAATTCTGCATCGATCGCGCCCCAATCGCAACAGCCAAGAAGTGAAGGGATTGACTTCTGCTGCATCGATTTGGGTTACAGCCGCGTTAGGCATTACCGCTGGAGCCGGACTCTGGGAATTGACCGTTTTGGGAACTTTATTAACGTTGCTGACTCTGGTGGGAGTGAAGCGACTGGAGCGGACTTCGTGGATTTCCAGAAGGGAAGACTCTGAAGAATAA
- the dusB gene encoding tRNA dihydrouridine synthase DusB: MLILPPDLQSRLAAPLKIGHFEVKSRVLQSPLSGVTDLVFRRLVRRHAPDSMMYTEMVNATGLHYVKQIPILMEVDPNERPISIQLFDCRPDFLAEAAQKAVGEGADTVDINMGCPVNKITKNGGGSSLLRQPELAEEIVRSVVNAVNVPVTVKTRIGWTDKEINILDFAKRMEDAGAKMITVHGRTRAQGYNGSAKWEWIAKVKEILTIPVIANGDIFSVESAVKCLEFTKADGVMCSRGTLGYPFLVGEIDHFLKTGEEKVKPTPIERLECARDHLQMLWEYKGDRGVRQARKHMTWYSKGFAGAAELRGQLSLIENVNQGLELLDKHIDRLSQIGWQEEPEAELLQV, translated from the coding sequence ATGTTGATTCTTCCTCCCGATCTGCAATCTCGCCTCGCTGCTCCTCTAAAAATCGGACATTTCGAGGTGAAAAGTCGCGTCTTGCAATCTCCACTATCGGGAGTGACCGATCTCGTGTTCCGACGATTAGTTCGTCGTCATGCACCCGATTCGATGATGTACACCGAAATGGTGAATGCAACCGGATTACACTACGTCAAACAGATCCCGATCCTCATGGAAGTCGATCCAAATGAACGTCCGATCAGCATTCAACTGTTCGATTGTCGTCCTGATTTTCTCGCTGAAGCGGCTCAAAAAGCAGTCGGTGAAGGTGCAGACACGGTTGATATCAACATGGGCTGCCCGGTGAACAAAATCACCAAGAATGGGGGCGGTTCTTCATTGTTGCGACAGCCAGAATTAGCAGAAGAAATTGTGCGATCGGTAGTCAATGCCGTAAATGTTCCGGTCACAGTCAAAACTCGAATCGGCTGGACAGACAAAGAAATCAACATTCTAGATTTTGCAAAACGGATGGAAGACGCGGGCGCGAAAATGATCACCGTTCACGGACGCACCCGCGCTCAAGGCTATAACGGTTCTGCAAAGTGGGAATGGATCGCTAAAGTCAAAGAAATTCTCACAATTCCGGTGATAGCGAACGGCGATATCTTCTCCGTCGAATCGGCTGTGAAATGCTTAGAATTCACCAAAGCAGACGGGGTGATGTGTTCGCGTGGAACTTTGGGCTATCCATTCCTAGTAGGCGAGATTGATCACTTCCTCAAGACCGGAGAAGAAAAAGTGAAACCAACCCCGATCGAGCGATTAGAATGCGCTCGTGATCATCTGCAAATGCTGTGGGAATACAAAGGCGATCGCGGAGTGCGTCAAGCTCGCAAACACATGACCTGGTACTCGAAAGGATTTGCAGGCGCGGCAGAACTGCGCGGACAATTGAGCCTGATCGAAAATGTGAATCAAGGTTTGGAACTGCTGGATAAACATATCGATCGATTGTCTCAAATTGGTTGGCAAGAAGAACCAGAAGCAGAACTATTACAGGTTTGA
- a CDS encoding cell wall metabolism sensor histidine kinase WalK: MFQTTRRRLALWYTTVTAVLLLVFASGFYFYVRSTLIERIDDTLNHVAEVVQRSLVIQAVGDQVSVNVEASFRDNSISLEDDHIDIEWFDPNGNQLWSTFAEPLSVPLHLNQDGETVHVSDTQFLRQVTERVQIGRRVLGYLRISHPWFEVTKPVRQLVLDLSIGTATMIGIVASIGWFLSGLAMQPIRESYQRLKQFTADASHELRNPIAIIQTNVQVALADPNPDPQMQQQHLQVIERLTRRLGKLVDDLLFLARQDSGIVQPQRSAIELDELLDEVLEEQGMIAAEKEISLSFKVDRALEYWLQGDRDQLSRLFTNLVSNAIKYTPENREITVELSQSKSGLLTKVIDTGIGIPEDAIANLFDRFYRVDPARTKATGGSGLGLAIAQAITENHHGQIQIESQINQGTTVMVTLPQSQVELS; this comes from the coding sequence ATGTTTCAAACGACGCGAAGACGATTAGCACTTTGGTATACAACCGTGACCGCAGTATTGTTACTGGTGTTTGCGAGTGGATTCTATTTTTATGTACGATCGACGCTGATCGAACGGATTGACGATACATTGAATCACGTGGCGGAAGTGGTTCAGCGATCGCTCGTGATTCAAGCCGTCGGGGATCAAGTCAGTGTCAATGTCGAAGCGAGTTTCCGCGATAATTCTATCTCGCTCGAAGATGATCACATTGATATCGAATGGTTTGATCCAAACGGCAATCAGCTTTGGTCAACGTTTGCTGAACCGCTTTCTGTCCCGCTGCATCTCAATCAAGATGGCGAAACGGTTCACGTCTCCGACACTCAGTTTCTCAGGCAAGTGACCGAGCGAGTTCAAATCGGGCGAAGGGTTTTAGGGTATTTGCGGATCAGTCATCCTTGGTTTGAAGTGACAAAGCCAGTTCGTCAATTAGTTCTGGATTTGAGTATCGGAACAGCAACGATGATCGGGATTGTGGCAAGTATTGGCTGGTTTCTCTCAGGGCTTGCGATGCAGCCGATTCGGGAATCGTATCAACGCTTAAAGCAATTTACAGCGGATGCTTCTCATGAATTGAGAAACCCGATCGCAATTATTCAAACCAATGTTCAAGTTGCGCTTGCTGATCCAAATCCAGATCCACAAATGCAGCAACAACATTTACAAGTGATTGAGCGTTTAACTCGACGGCTCGGAAAGTTAGTTGATGATTTGTTGTTTCTGGCACGCCAGGATAGCGGCATTGTGCAACCGCAGCGGAGCGCGATCGAGCTAGATGAACTATTAGACGAAGTGCTAGAAGAACAAGGCATGATCGCAGCCGAAAAAGAAATTTCGCTCTCATTCAAAGTCGATCGCGCTTTAGAATATTGGCTACAAGGCGATCGCGATCAACTATCGAGATTGTTCACAAATTTAGTTAGCAATGCGATCAAATACACACCAGAGAATCGAGAAATCACAGTCGAACTCTCACAATCAAAATCGGGACTACTTACAAAAGTGATTGATACCGGGATTGGAATTCCTGAAGATGCGATCGCGAATTTATTCGATCGATTTTACCGAGTTGATCCAGCGAGAACCAAGGCAACGGGAGGATCGGGATTAGGATTAGCGATCGCACAAGCAATCACCGAAAATCATCATGGACAGATTCAGATCGAAAGCCAAATCAATCAAGGGACGACAGTTATGGTTACTCTGCCACAATCACAAGTAGAATTATCTTAA
- the glsA gene encoding glutaminase A — protein sequence MTHPFQSFLEELYLKYRDLKDGTVASYIPELAKADSNWFSISVVTVDGKVFEVGDLSQLFTIQSISKVFAYGMALEDRGRDTLLQKVGVEPTGDPFNSIIRLDENSKRPDNPMVNAGAIATTSLIKGQNATERINRLLEMFRNYTGRDVFVDVPVFMSERTTGHRNRAMAHLMYHFGMIDEKIDEALDLYFQQCSILVNCHDLAVMAATLANKGINPITGDRAVSVEYIRDILSVMYTCGMYNYAGRWSYDVGIPAKSGVSGGLLAVVPNQVGIAIFSPLLDTHGNSVRGIRVCEELSRHFQLHIFDLPMGCTQFLQKLSSKDSSTSV from the coding sequence ATGACTCACCCATTCCAGAGCTTCCTAGAAGAACTATATCTGAAATATCGCGATCTCAAGGATGGTACAGTTGCGAGTTACATTCCAGAACTTGCAAAAGCTGATTCAAATTGGTTCAGTATCAGTGTTGTAACCGTCGATGGAAAAGTGTTTGAAGTTGGAGATTTGTCGCAACTGTTCACGATTCAATCGATCTCAAAAGTGTTCGCTTATGGAATGGCATTAGAAGATCGCGGACGAGACACGTTACTGCAAAAGGTTGGAGTAGAACCGACGGGTGATCCGTTTAATTCGATTATTCGACTCGATGAAAACTCGAAGCGACCTGATAACCCGATGGTGAACGCAGGCGCGATCGCAACGACAAGCCTCATCAAGGGTCAAAACGCGACTGAGCGAATCAATCGATTGCTAGAAATGTTTCGGAACTATACAGGTCGCGATGTCTTTGTTGATGTTCCTGTCTTCATGTCTGAGCGCACAACCGGACATCGAAACCGTGCAATGGCACATTTGATGTATCACTTCGGCATGATCGATGAAAAGATCGATGAAGCATTGGATCTTTATTTTCAGCAGTGTTCGATTTTAGTGAATTGTCATGATCTTGCAGTGATGGCAGCAACGTTAGCAAACAAAGGAATTAATCCAATCACTGGCGATCGTGCAGTGAGTGTTGAGTACATTCGCGATATTTTATCTGTGATGTATACCTGTGGAATGTATAACTATGCAGGTCGCTGGTCTTATGATGTGGGAATCCCTGCAAAAAGTGGTGTTTCTGGTGGTCTACTTGCCGTTGTGCCTAATCAAGTTGGCATCGCAATTTTCTCTCCACTACTAGATACTCACGGGAACAGTGTGCGCGGCATCAGAGTGTGCGAAGAACTCTCGCGCCATTTTCAACTGCACATTTTCGACTTGCCAATGGGCTGCACACAATTTCTCCAAAAGCTATCAAGCAAAGATTCGTCAACATCCGTATGA